The Oxyura jamaicensis isolate SHBP4307 breed ruddy duck chromosome 8, BPBGC_Ojam_1.0, whole genome shotgun sequence genome has a segment encoding these proteins:
- the SCYL3 gene encoding protein-associating with the carboxyl-terminal domain of ezrin, whose product MGSENSALKSYTLEEPPFTLPTGHTIYPAVLQDGKLASVFVYKQENEDTVHKAAKHLKTLRHPCLLRFLSCTVEANGIHLVTERVKPLEMVLETLSSAEICAGIYDVLLALIFLHDRGNLTHNNVCLSSVFVSEDGHWKLGGMETVCNFNEATPEFLCHVKSVRDQSCIPCEEMSADFKILPSSYGHARDAYAFGTMVESLLTVLNDQVSADILSSFQQTLHCTLLNPDPKCRPPLSSLLSHEFFRNDFLEVVNFLKTLTVKSEEEKTEFFKFLLDRVAGLSEELIASRLVPLLLNQLVFAEPVAVKSFLPHLLGPKKEQTGESQTSCLLSPALFQTHVIPVLLKLFEVHEEHVRMVLLSHIHAYAELFSREELKNIILPQVLLGLRDTSDSIVAITLHSLAVLVSLLGPEVVVGGERTKIFKSSAPSFMKTADLSPEDSPSHVGSNQRNQITRPLKNNSSLLPISGNAPVKKHSVQQDNPLALKTGEQGTQLPLNGVPGGISMLGSSRSSLTTSEKPSEEWPDWSEPEEMDTEKTVNIQIQPREPQGRVGPYFAERDVDEKPWDDFESSSPRTELSSGNCLTVTPADAAEMQRPPPGTHQLSKEFKNLKVSPPTKSCPGNSWNSNHQEQLGKTVLPKTTFQERLKSSLEPGLGEEFTIKVKRKPVQDPELDWFADMTPDIKPSSAVLILPEVRTEAVVPSHSGAVSSREGASQNVLFSSKFAAADIIEAEAAGWGEEEELNWEDDSNW is encoded by the exons ATGGGCTCGGAGAACAGCGCTTTAAAGAGCTACACACTGGAGGAGCCGCCGTTCACGCTGCCAACTGGACACACGATTTATCCAGCCGTGCTGCAAGATGGCAAACTGGCTTCCGTCTTCGTGTACAAGCAGGAGAACGAAGACACAGTTCATAAAGCTGCCAAG CACCTGAAAACCTTGCGCCACCCTTGCCTTCTGCGCTTCCTGTCTTGCACTGTGGAAGCCAATGGGATCCACCTGGTTACCGAACGCGTGAAGCCTTTGGAGATGGTCCTGGAGACGCTCTCTTCTGCAGAAATCTGTGCAGGGATCTACGACGTGTTGCTAGCGCTCATTTTCCTCCATGACAGG ggaaaccTAACGCATAACAATGTCTGTTTATCATCTGTGTTTGTAAGTGAGGATGGGCACTGGAAACTGGGAGGAATGGAAACAGTCTGCAACTTCAACGAAGCCACCCCAGAG TTCCTGTGTCATGTCAAGTCGGTCCGAGACCAGTCGTGCATCCCATGCGAGGAGATG tctGCAGATTTCAAAATTCTGCCTAGCAGCTATGGGCATGCAAGGGATGCCTACGCGTTTGGAACAATGGTTGAAAGTCTCCTGACGGTCCTAAACGATCAGG TTTCAGCAGATATTCTCTCCAGCTTTCAGCAAACCTTGCACTGTACGCTGCTGAATCCAGATCCAAAGTGTCGTCCGCCACTGTCCAGCCTGCTGTCCCACGAGTTCTTCAG GAATGATTTTCTGGAAGTTGTGAACTTTCTGAAGACCTTAACAGTAAaatctgaggaggaaaaaactgaatttttcaa ATTCCTGCTGGACAGGGTGGCTGGCTTGTCAGAGGAGCTGATAGCATCACGACTGGTGCCTCTTCTACTCAACCAGCTTGTGTTTGCAGAACCTGTAGCTGTCAAGAGTTTTCTTCCTCATCTGCTGGGTCCAAAGAAAG AGCAAACTGGAGAAAGCCAGACCAGCTGCCTCCTGTCGCCAGCCTTGTTCCAGACTCATGTGattcctgtgctgctgaagcTATTTGAGGTTCACGAGGAGCACGTTCGAATGGTGTTGCTGTCTCACATTCATGCCTATGCAGAACTATTCTCTCGGGAAGAGTTGAAAAACATCATATTGCCACAg GTATTGCTGGGCCTTCGAGATACTAGTGACTCTATCGTGGCAATAACACTGCACAGCTTAGCAGTTCTCGTCTCCCTCCTTGGACCTGAAGTAGTTGTAGGTGGTGAAAGaacaaagattttcaaaagctctgCACCGAGTTTCATGAAAACTGCTGATCTCTCCCCAGAAG ACTCACCCAGTCATGTTGGAAGCAATCAGAGGAATCAAATCACTCGGCCCTTGAAGAACAATTCTAGCTTGCTCCCCATCTCTGGAAATGCACCTGTCAAGAAGCATTCTGTGCAACAAGACAATCCACTGGCTTTAAAGACAG GTGAGCAAGGCACTCAGCTACCCCTGAATGGGGTTCCTGGAGGCATCAGCATGCtagggagcagcaggagctcttTGACTACCTCTGAAAAGCCATCAGAGGAGTGGCCGGACTGGAGTGAGCCAGAGGAGATGGACACTGAGAAAACTGTGAACATCCAAATTCAGCCCCGAGAGCCACAGGGCAGGGTGGGACCTTATTTTGCTGAACGTGATGTGGACGAGAAGCCTTGGGATGACTTTGAGTCCAGCAGCCCTCGTACTGAACTGTCCTCAGGAAACTGCCTCACTGTGACGCCAGCTGatgcagctgaaatgcagaggCCTCCACCAGGTACCCATCAGCTGAGCAAAGAATTCAAAAACCTCAAAGTGAGCCCCCCCACGAAGTCCTGCCCTGGGAATAGCTGGAATAGCAACCACCAGGAACAACTGGGAAAAACTGTGCTGCCAAAAACAACCTTTCAGGAAAGGTTGAAGTCTTCACTGGAGCCTGGCCTAGGAGAAGAATTCACAATTAAAGTGAAGAGGAAACCAGTGCAGGACCCTGAGCTGGACTGGTTTGCTGACATGACACCAGATATTAAACCTTCTTCAGCGGTCTTGATTTTACCTGAAGTGAGGACAGAAGCAGTTGTTCCCAGTCACTCTGGTGCAGTATCCAGCAGAGAAGGTGCCTCCCAGAATGTGctgttttcctccaaatttGCAGCAGCTGACATTATTGAG GCtgaagctgcaggctggggtGAAGAAGAAGAGTTGAACTGGGAAGATGATTCTAACTGGTAA